The following are from one region of the Salvia hispanica cultivar TCC Black 2014 chromosome 1, UniMelb_Shisp_WGS_1.0, whole genome shotgun sequence genome:
- the LOC125208109 gene encoding uncharacterized protein LOC125208109 — protein MEQSLEEDRRREEEEEATARQKLTLKYIHRDREQAAAKLVRDYISRDPIWGDTYFRRRFRMRRELFLHIANTLAAREEYFLEGFDAIGRPSHTTLQKCTATIRQLATGQTADLFDEYLRIGETTGRLCLLNFCKGVRAAFTDEFLKKPTTADCQFLLQLHEQVHGFSGVLGSVDCMHWQWKNCPVALRGSYTSGHKGTHPTVILEVVADYRLWIWHACFGVPGSNNDVNVLNNSDLFAEVLNGHVILPPTQLQEDLMEHIWAKFGNQ, from the exons ATGGAACAATCGCTAGAAGAGgatcgacgtagggaggaagaggaggaagcCACAGCGCGTCAAAAGCTAACCCTGAAATACATCCATCGTGACCGGGAGCAAGCCGCTGCAAAGTTGGTACGCGATTACATCTCGAGGGACCCGATATGGGGAGATACCTACTTCCGTCGCCGTTTCCGCATGCGGCGAGagctatttttgcatatcgcaAATACATTGGCGGCCCGGGAAGAGTACTTCCTAGAAGGGTTCGACGCTATTGGCCGTCCCAGTCACACGACCCTCCAGAAATGTACTGCAACAATCCGTCAACTTGCTACTGGACAAACGGCAGATttgttcgacgaatacctgcGCATCGGAGAAACCACTGGGagactttgtttgttgaactttTGTAAAGGCGTCCGGGCAGCCTTCACCGAcgaatttctgaagaagccaACCACCGCAGATTGTCAGTTTCTGCTCCAACTTCACGAACAAGTGCACGGATTCTCCGGGGTGCTCGGGAgtgtcgattgcatgcattggcaatggaagaaCTGCCCTGTGGCGTTGAGAGGGTCATAcacgagcggccacaaaggcacccACCCCACCGTTATACTCGAGGTCGTTGccgactaccggctatggatttggcatgcgtgTTTCGGGGTCCCCGGCTCGAACAACGACGTCAACGTGCTCAACAATTCCGACCTCTTCGCTGAAGTTCTAAATG gacacgtgattctaccACCCACGcaactccaggaggatctaatggagcacatttgggcaaaatttggcaaccaGTAG
- the LOC125217612 gene encoding uncharacterized protein LOC125217612, whose translation MVHFRIQAPAFVAQSIVEIYPACRDLACHVKSQGRDIKQLEDRLSELIALMASIMSRKHELERGLVQNSAFSQKSNEFKVLDTTISDIDAKCSNFIKKYAKITRRHLPSSTNDAIFLIEELKKLRSKVLTFNFLKLAKLSRDIAKMSAQADVVLNRLNPDHMICKRLEMNQERFGAVDGEDLAHAVVVLDRLNPDHMICKRLEMNRERFGDVDGEDLAFYNVYVDEVLKHLCENGGRVGILGGFGTTFVMRKVYNRLIEMRSFSGSDTSLEMDYVIWAEYPSEEGGEEEVIEKLQNEIMGQLSIDHEASTSKHVNEASTSKHVNGDKISAFLRHKKYILLVDKVIHGIDLGRIGLRGHHEFRRLVVASGDRDVMSMVEHYFEI comes from the coding sequence ATGGTGCATTTCCGAATCCAAGCCCCGGCATTCGTCGCGCAATCGATAGTCGAGATCTATCCCGCCTGCAGAGACTTAGCCTGCCACGTCAAATCTCAAGGAAGAGACATCAAGCAGCTAGAAGACCGGCTAAGCGAGCTCATAGCCCTCATGGCTTCGATCATGTCAAGAAAACACGAGCTAGAACGAGGCTTGGTCCAAAACTCAGCCTTCTCACAAAAGAGCAATGAGTTCAAAGTGTTAGACACCACAATCTCAGACATCGACGCCAAGTGCTCCAACTTCATCAAAAAGTACGCCAAGATCACGCGGCGCCACCTCCCCTCCTCCACCAACGATGCGATATTCCTGATTGAAGAGCTCAAGAAGTTGAGATCCAAAGTGCTGACGTTCAATTTCTTGAAGCTTGCAAAGCTTAGTAGAGACATTGCCAAGATGAGTGCTCAAGCGGACGTGGTTTTGAACCGGCTGAATCCGGACCACATGATTTGTAAGAGATTGGAGATGAATCAAGAGAGGTTTGGTGCTGTTGATGGTGAAGATCTTGCTCATGCGGTCGTGGTTTTGGACCGGCTGAATCCGGACCACATGATTTGTAAGAGATTGGAGATGAATCGAGAGAGGTTTGGTGATGTCGATGGTGAAGATCTTGCGTTTTACAATGTGTATGTTGATGAGGTTTTGAAGCATTTGTGTGAAAATGGGGGTAGGGTTGGGATATTGGGAGGGTTTGGGACCACATTTGTGATGAGGAAGGTGTACAATCGACTTATTGAAATGAGGTCTTTTTCTGGCTCCGACACTAGTCTCGAGATGGATTATGTTATCTGGGCGGAATATCCGTCGGAAGAGGGGGGAGAGGAAGAGGTTATTGAGAAGTTGCAAAATGAGATCATGGGACAGTTAAGCATAGATCACGAGGCGTCCACGAGCAAGCATGTGAACGAGGCGTCCACGAGCAAGCATGTGAACGGGGATAAGATTTCTGCTTTTCTTCGTCACAAGAAGTATATCTTGCTAGTGGATAAGGTCATCCACGGAATTGATCTGGGTAGGATCGGGTTGAGAGGGCACCACGAGTTTAGGAGACTCGTGGTGGCTTCTGGTGATAGAGATGTTATGAGCATGGTGGaacattattttgaaatatga